The Pochonia chlamydosporia 170 chromosome 1, whole genome shotgun sequence genome window below encodes:
- a CDS encoding proteinrelated to Gim complex component GIM4 (similar to Metarhizium robertsii ARSEF 23 XP_011411508.1) has product MARVDNQGWAADDEGSLHLTCPISPVCHQEMKTFLNLESPTSSCLSLSPVEYAHAGYYSPSFLLSDPTPGVATVMATQALSSIEMAESIASSTSVRYLSQGTRLGSSNSLSTLPASVRTVTTTASSSSSTASQNRQYILPNARRRFRRLRTRESFANGSDDAEQEHHANSRRSQNGLRIFDNESLEQATPSSSPNPPSRSTNRSSSPIQSLKPSRTSLDGRSPSSDALPLSFAPTKDEFEALPLTIQRKYFSTLERLRIIRNLDYQLVDEFGQEGPDGISASLSGNEENRRPTLKLGFGRDELENALHRRCQSNPLRIYAHHENRLRRNRHLSHGQLRRHKSSQSVILDATEESIIRIGKRQSQFDSLSTGSASPKPKSGKMVSFTSEATPVGSDLKSTADSMYESFRWLEESEDLDLRLCLDDYHSNLRGEDVPAQSRYRPSFRRHLSISKLPFSSRTSTTLSRPTTKDTTASPPLMASPIASVPGSPVHGHVRRRSRALSLISPNKHPVPDASVLIDPAAAHYQDPDARMKLRVYLASPHKFDEAVEFGFPSIEEVQSNENTGHKREASQQVKSTSTLGRPDNFLEDGKSSIYSDEASTAEPDSPRTPEAMEKPAPIKPIHVSQDKDVNASKVDYAQAPAASREMTLRMTLTRPDLRANEEQIYGWQKSSHGRKSQTRDEPVPVSPVSATREGHSKESIERQFAAMDQEDLLANDNGVMKRFWNRVRRT; this is encoded by the exons ATGGCTCGCGTCGACAACCAGGGATGGGCAGCGGACGACGAAGGCAGTCTCCATTTGACTTGTCCAATTTCTCCTGTCTGTCATCAGGAGATGAAAACCTTTCTCAACCTTGAATCTCCAACGAGCAGTTGCCTTTCGCTTTCACCCGTCGAGTACGCTCATGCCGGGTATTACAGCCCCAGCTTCTTGCTGTCGGATCCAACACCAGGCGTTGCAACCGTCATGGCCACCCAAGCACTTTCAAGTATTGAAATGGCAGAGTCTATCGCTAGCTCAACCAGCGTGAGATATCTTAGTCAAGGCACGAGACTTGGCTCTTCCAATAGTCTTTCAACATTGCCAGCCTCGGTCAGGACAGTAACGACCACCGCCAGCTCTAGCAGCTCCACAGCAAGCCAAAACCGACAATACATTCTACCGAACGCTCGCCGGCGCTTTCGTCGACTACGTACACGAGAGAGTTTTGCGAATGGTAGCGACGATGCAGAGCAAGAACACCATGCCAACTCACGACGGAGTCAGAATGGCTTGAGAATTTTTGACAACGAATCCCTCGAGCAAGctacaccatcatcatccccaaATCCTCCATCACGAAGCACGAATCGAAGCAGTAGTCCCATTCAATCTCTCAAACCCTCGCGAACCTCATTGGACGGGAGATCGCCATCCTCGGATGCGCTTCCGCTGTCGTTTGCTCCGACAAAAGACGAATTTGAGGCATTACCACTCACCATTCAACGAAAG TACTTCTCCACACTCGAGCGCCTCCGCATCATTCGCAATCTGGATTATCAACTAGTAGATGAgtttggccaagaaggaccTGATGGTATTTCTGCGTCATTGTCGGGCAACGAGGAAAATAGGCGACCAACCCTTAAACTTGGTTTCGGCCGGGACGAACTTGAGAACGCCCTTCATCGTCGGTGTCAGAGCAACCCGTTGCGGATCTACGCCCATCACGAGAATCGGCTCAGGAGGAATCGCCATCTCAGTCACGGCCAGTTAAGAAGACACAAATCGAGCCAGAGTGTGATACTGGATGCAACTGAGGAATCCATCATTCGAATTGGAAAACGACAATCACAATTTGACAGTCTGTCAACAGGCTCTGCAAGCCCAAAGCCGAAATCCGGCAAGATGGTTTCTTTTACGAGCGAAGCGACGCCTGTTGGCTCTGATCTGAAGTCCACCGCCGATTCCATGTATGAGTCGTTTCGCTGGTTGGAGGAGAGCGAGGACCTGGATTTGAGATTATGCCTGGATGACTACCATTCCAATTTGCGAGGCGAAGACGTGCCCGCTCAAAGCAGATACCGACCATCATTCAGGCGACACCTGTCGATTTCTAAGCTCCCCTTTAGCAGCCGGACTTCAACTACACTGAGCCGACCAACGACAAAGGATACCACTGCCAGCCCGCCGTTGATGGCGTCCCCGATTGCCTCGGTTCCAGGCTCACCTGTACATGGCCATGTTCGACGACGATCACGGGCATTGTCGCTCATTTCGCCTAACAAGCATCCAGTCCCAGATGCATCCGTCTTGATTGACCCTGCTGCGGCTCATTACCAGGACCCAGACGCAAGGATGAAGCTTCGGGTGTACCTGGCATCCCCGCACAAGTTCGACGAAGCTGTTGAGTTTGGATTTCCATCAATTGAGGAAGTGCAAAGCAACGAGAACACAGGGCATAAGAGGGAAGCTTCGCAACAAGTAAAGTCAACCAGCACTTTGGGCAGGCCAGACAACTTTTTGGAAGACGGCAAATCGTCAATTTACAGCGACGAAGCCTCAACTGCGGAACCTGACTCGCCCAGGACGCCAGAGGCAATGGAAAAGCCAGCACCCATTAAGCCAATCCATGTGAGCCAGGACAAGGACGTCAATGCAAGCAAGGTGGATTACGCCCAAGCGCCGGCAGCATCTCGGGAGATGACTCTGCGAATGACCTTGACCCGACCGGATCTTCGAGCTAACGAGGAACAAATCTACGGTTGGCAGAAGAGTTCCCACGGACGCAAGTCACAGACCAGAGACGAGCCAGTGCCAGTATCGCCAGTCTCAGCCACCAGAGAAGGTCATTCGAAGGAGAGCATCGAGCGCCagtttgctgccatggaTCAAGAGGACTTGTTGGCAAATGACAATGGTGTTATGAAGCGATTCTGGAACCGTGTTCGGCGGACATAG